In Zerene cesonia ecotype Mississippi chromosome 17, Zerene_cesonia_1.1, whole genome shotgun sequence, a single genomic region encodes these proteins:
- the LOC119833525 gene encoding protein krueppel-like — translation MAISLQSSQNSRGVSVRSLSSMREESLPMLAERLLASRAAALVAGLPAELYSGALLAAWPPSPPAPLLPPPAPELERARKRRRTPKLDDTTSSAPPSPPSSGSSPGAADPPRDKLFTCKVCSRSFGYKHVLQNHERTHTGEKPFECGECHKRFTRDHHLKTHLRLHTGEKPYSCPHCPRHFVQVANLRRHLRVHTGERPYACARCPARFSDSNQLKAHALVHDGDAPFACRCGARFRRRQAAALHRCSSGGCDTGTPSPPAALSADWRWDEWPEQTEPEDLSLPRRPATPDSPTDLRVHSA, via the coding sequence GTGTGTCGGTAAGATCTCTTTCGAGCATGCGGGAAGAATCCCTGCCAATGCTAGCAGAGCGGTTGCTTGCCAGCCGAGCCGCAGCGTTGGTTGCGGGTCTTCCAGCTGAGTTATACTCCGGCGCTCTCTTGGCGGCATGGCCTCCGTCGCCCCCGGCGCCCTTGCTGCCTCCGCCTGCCCCAGAGCTAGAGCGAGCGCGCAAACGTCGTAGAACTCCTAAGCTTGATGACACTACATCGAGCGCTCCACCCTCACCTCCTTCGTCTGGATCGTCTCCCGGGGCAGCTGATCCACCGCGAGACAAATTATTCACTTGCAAGGTCTGCTCTCGCTCGTTTGGGTACAAGCACGTTTTGCAAAATCATGAACGCACCCACACCGGCGAAAAGCCTTTTGAATGTGGAGAATGTCACAAACGTTTTACACGTGACCATCATTTGAAAACTCACCTTCGCTTACACACTGGCGAAAAGCCTTATAGTTGTCCACATTGTCCCCGACACTTCGTCCAAGTTGCGAATCTTCGCAGGCATCTGCGCGTGCACACTGGCGAACGCCCATACGCATGCGCCCGCTGCCCGGCACGTTTCTCAGATTCCAATCAACTGAAAGCGCACGCTTTAGTCCATGATGGGGATGCTCCATTCGCCTGTCGTTGCGGTGCAAGATTCAGGCGGCGACAAGCTGCTGCTTTACACCGCTGTTCAAGTGGCGGTTGCGACACAGGGACCCCGAGTCCCCCGGCGGCTCTATCAGCCGACTGGCGTTGGGACGAGTGGCCAGAACAAACCGAGCCTGAAGATCTTTCTCTTCCGCGACGACCGGCGACGCCGGACTCTCCAACTGATTTACGCGTGCACTCCGCGTAG